One genomic segment of Arachis duranensis cultivar V14167 chromosome 4, aradu.V14167.gnm2.J7QH, whole genome shotgun sequence includes these proteins:
- the LOC107484977 gene encoding elongator complex protein 2 → MTMQSSGTVGVKRVFIGAGCNRIVNNVSWGASGFVSFGAHNAVAIFCPKSANILTTLPGHKAVVNCTHWLPSSKFLFKAKQLEQHYLLSGDADGAIILWELSLIDGKWREVLQVPKLHKKGVTCISGIMLSQTEALFASTSSDGTICLWELVFPLTRNGDCKLSLLDSFSIGSKSMVTLSMAELPGTGGQIVLATGGLDNKIHLYCGGRTGKLVHACELKGHTDWIRSLDFSLPISINGDANNIFLVSSSQDKCIRIWKMALRSSITTGKGIYKKEEISLLSYIEGPVLVAGSSSFQISLESLLIGHEDWVYSVQWQPPLVDSVERDAYYQPQSILSASMDKTMMIWQPENNSGVWMNVVTVGELSHCALGFYGGHWSPSGDSILAHGYGGSFHLWKNVINDNWLPQKVPSGHFASVTDVAWAKSGDYIMSVSHDQTARIYAPWKVEASLKKGEFWHEIARPQVHGHDINCMAVVHGKGNHRFVSGADEKVARVFEAPLSFLKTLNNASLQKNCSSDDVLTDVQILGANMSALGLSQKPIYVHAVHEAPLRGVADGLDTLETIPDAVPTVFSEPPIEDQLAWNTLWPETHKLYGHGNELFSLCCDHRGELVASSCKAQSPTVAEVWLWQVGSWKSVGRLQSHSLTVTQMEFSHDDNFLLTVSRDRQFSVFTITRTGTDEISYSLLARQEGHKRIIWSCSWNPHSHEFATGSRDKMVKIWAIEKESSVRPLLTLPQFSSSVTALSWIGLQDRRNNGLLAIGMENGQIELWRLSYNRADDGSILAPGLAATLAVRVDPFICHASTVNRLAWRKNDEDHMSMQLASCGADNCTRVFDVTVE, encoded by the exons ATGACAATGCAGAGTAGCGGCACAGTTGGAGTGAAGAGAGTGTTCATAGGAGCAGGATGCAACAGAATAGTCAACAACGTTTCATGGGGTGCTTCTGGTTTTGTCTCTTTCGGAGCTCACAACGCCGTTGCTATATTCTGCCCCAAG AGTGCAAATATTTTGACTACTCTTCCGGGTCACAAGGCAGTTGTGAATTGCACACACTGGTTACCAAGCAGCAAGTTCCTATTTAAAG CAAAACAGTTGGAGCAGCATTATTTGCTATCTGGAGATGCAGATGGTGCTATTATTTTGTGGGAACTGTCCCTTATTGATGGAAAG TGGAGGGAAGTGTTGCAAGTACCAAAATTACACAAAAAAGGTGTTACATGCATTAGTGGAATTATGCTTTCCCAAACTGAGGCATTGTTTGCATCTACTTCCTCAGATGGCACTATTTGTCTATGGGAATTGGTATTTCCACTGACACGCAATG GTGACTGTAAATTGTCATTGCTGGATTCTTTCTCCATTGGTTCCAAATCTATGGTAACCTTGTCGATGGCGGAATTGCCTGGAACTGGTGGGCAGATAGTCCTTGCTACGGGAGGGTTGGATAACAAGATCCATCTTTATTGTGGAGGAAGGACAGGAAAG CTTGTACATGCATGTGAGCTGAAAGGACATACAGATTGGATTCGGAGCTTGGACTTCTCACTGCCTATAAGCATCAATGGGGACGCAAACAATATTTTTCTGGTGAGTTCGTCTCAAGATAAATGCATACGAATTTGGAAGATGGCGCTACGGAGCTCTATTACCACTGGAAAAGGCATATACAAGAAGGAAGAAATAAGCCTTTTATCCTATATAGAAGGTCCTGTACTTGTAGCTGGTTCATCCTCTTTTCAGATATCATTGGAATCTCTTTTGATCGGACATGAGGATTGGGTATATTCAGTCCAGTGGCAGCCCCCTTTGGTTGATTCTGTGGAAAGGGATGCCTATTACCAACCACAAAGCATCTTATCGGCTTCTATGGACAAAACTATGATGATCTGGCAACCTGAAAACAATTCTGGTGTCTGGATGAATGTCGTCACTGTTGGGGAACTAAGCCATTGTGCTCTGGGGTTCTATGGTGGTCATTGGAGCCCAAGCGGAGATTCAATCTTAGCACATGGTTATGGTGGTTCATTCCATCTTTGGAAAAATGTTATCAATGATAATTGGCTGCCACAAAAGGTTCCCTCTGGTCATTTCGCATCAGTGACGGATGTTGCATGGGCCAAATCTGGTGATTACATTATGTCTGTTAGTCATGACCag ACAGCTAGAATTTATGCTCCATGGAAAGTTGAGGCATCTCTAAAGAAAGGGGAGTTCTGGCATGAAATAGCAAGGCCTCAGGTACATGGGCATGATATAAATTGTATGGCAGTTGTTCATGGTAAGGGAAATCATCGTTTTGTAAGTGGAGCTGATGAGAAAGTTGCACGAGTGTTTGAAGCTCCATTATCATTTTTGAAGACATTAAACAATGCTTCTCTGCAGAAGAATTGTTCTTCTGATGATgtcctcacagatgttcagattTTGGGTGCAAATATGTCTGCTCTTGGACTATCACAGAAACCTATATATGTTCATG CTGTACATGAGGCCCCTCTGAGAGGTGTGGCTGATGGTCTTGATACCCTAGAAACCATTCCGGATGCAGTTCCAACCGTGTTCTCTGAACCTCCAATTGAGGATCAACTGGCTTGGAACACACTGTGGCCTGAAACACATAAACTCTATGGTCATGGAAATGAACTATTTTCTTTATGCTGTGACCATAGGGGTGAGCTTGTTGCATCATCATGCAAG GCGCAATCTCCAACTGTGGCAGAAGTATGGCTTTGGCAGGTGGGTTCATGGAAATCAGTTGGCCGCCTGCAATCTCACAGCTTAACAGTAACACAGATGGAATTCTCACATGATGACAACTTTCTTTTGACTGTCTCAAGGGATCGCCAGTTCTCCGTTTTTACAATTACAAGAACAG GCACTGATGAAATCAGCTATAGTCTTCTTGCAAGGCAGGAAGGACATAAACGAATTATCTGGTCATGTTCTTGGAATCCACATAGTCATGAATTTGCAACAGGCTCACGGGATAAGATGGTGAAAATCTGGGCCATAGAGAAGGAATCGTCAGTCAGACCGCTTTTGACTTTACCTCAATTTTCAAGTAGTGTGACTGCACTATCTTGGATTGGCCTCCAAGATCGGAGAAACAATGGACTTCTAGCCATTGGAATGGAAAATGGTCAAATAGAACTGTGGAGACTATCTTACAACAGAGCAGATGATGGGAGCATTTTGGCACCAGGTTTGGCTGCCACACTTGCAGTACGTGTTGATCCATTTATATGCCATGCCTCTACTGTAAACCGTCTCGCATGGAGGAAGAACGACGAAGATCATATGAGTATGCAATTGGCTTCATGTGGAGCTGATAATTGTACAAGAGTGTTTGACGTAACTGTTGAGTAA
- the LOC107484975 gene encoding uncharacterized protein LOC107484975, translating into MLTPCANSRLKRKMLETQTQCSEEKEEPRELDSKIGKVDRMLGSPQDPNVRSRAIFILENASLKKGLVKKEWKILNSHDDANVLLKQNKSLNDYRPDIVFEALRSIIDSPLNKYGLVEAIFVKIDGGALFEIKPHVRIPRTCKRFCGLIVDLLRKSRVCAKDTNEVLIRIVEEPVTRHLPVNSHIVGLSYSSKKVVHIDDYVSSLSDHMTPVFVVGAMVNGKVKEDHTHDYISVSDYPLGAKCCVGLICDALEQKWKLF; encoded by the exons ATGCTCACTCCATGTGCAAACAGTAGGCTGAAGCGTAAGATGCTTGAGACACAAACCCAATGCagtgaagagaaagaagagccTAGAGAACTTGATAGTAAAATTGGAAAAGTTGAtagaatgcttggttctccacaGGATCCTAATGTTAGGTCACGTGCCATATTTATATTGGAAAATGCTTCACTGAAGAAAGGACTTGTTAAAAag GAGTGGAAAATCCTCAATTCGCATGATGATGCCAATGTTCTGTTGAAGCAAAATAAGAGTCTTAATGATTATCGACCAGACATAGTTTTTGAG GCACTCCGTAGTATTATTGATAGTCCACTTAATAAATATGGTTTGGTGGAAGCTATATTCGTGAAAATTGATGGAGGAGCCCTATTTGAAATCAAGCCACATGTTCGCATTCCTCGAACTTGTAAACGTTTCTGTGGTCTCATAG TGGATTTGCTTAGAAAGTCTCGTGTTTGTGCTAAAGATACAAATGAAGTACTTATTCGCATTGTTGAAGAGCCTGTGACGCGCCATTTACCGGTCAATTCTCATATAGTAG GCCTCTCTTATAGCTCAAAGAAGGTGGTCCACATAGATGACTACGTTTCTTCCCTAAGTGATCATATGACGCCTgtttttgtg GTGGGTGCAATGGTAAATGGGAAAGTAAAAGAAGACCACACACATGATTATATTTCtg TTTCTGATTATCCACTTGGTGCTAAATGCTGCGTAGGCCTTATCTGTGATGCATTGGAGCAGAAATGGAAGCTATTCTAA
- the LOC107484976 gene encoding LOW QUALITY PROTEIN: uncharacterized protein LOC107484976 (The sequence of the model RefSeq protein was modified relative to this genomic sequence to represent the inferred CDS: deleted 1 base in 1 codon) gives MFAKKLLHKAVLHHSNHSKFQHHRGLKSSELDPRIVIHYGIPSTASVLAFDSIQRLLAIGTLDGRLKVIGGDNIEGILISPKQLPYKHLEFLQNQGYLVGVLNDNDIQIWSLESRSLVCSLEWESNITAFSVISGSHFIYVGDEHGSFSVVKFEAEEGQLLKSSYDLSAKFLREAAGFSDYSDQPIVGILSQPSSFGNRLLIAFQDGLLILWDIAESKIVFVGGGKDLQLKDRGSDSSIEPDTNVPSDSIEQNLGDKEISALCWASLSGSILAVGYLDGDILFWNLSSTAPSKGQQTSSKNVVKLQLSSAERRLPVIVLQWSSNQKSRSDCDGQLFVYGGDEIGSEEVLTVLTLEWSSGMETVKCISRADLTLSGSFADLILLPRAGAMELNTKADLFVLTNPGQLHFYDSDNLSALTSQQNRTPSIDALEFPVLIPIADPSLTVTQLVRLPSESTSSKILTEVASVLRTGSTPSLATPSHWPLTGGVPSHLSTPKGSGIERVYFAGYSDGSVLVCDATHPVLSYICYIEGEVKDIKVAGSSAPVTKLDFCSVSLLLAVGNESGLVCIYDLQGHSDGRNCHFVTETKSEVHESPQGKGTHCSAVISLLGSPVQALSFSNSGTKLNIISFQVAVCDMTSMSVLFMIDSVPISSSPITSMIWKEQARFHSALNSPKQSETSSTGNSLEEIIFISSRDGKINIVEGDTGKMISSQPLHVKESTAISIHVIEDSIATTEATNDRHEEEPLKDTASASPDEPVRESNPTGINSSEAESSSSEVTAAGDLLFDPLVLLCCENSLRLFSAKSLIQGNKKPIRKVKDTKSYYWTTILKKDDKYCGLLSLLQTGIFEIRSLPDLELVTESSLLSILRWNYKVNMDKTLCSDANGNIALANGSELTFISLLAGEDKFRNLERLPCLHDKVLAAAADAAFRFSSSQKKKQISAPGILGGIVKGFKGGKASPTNMIKIQPSNFMHLEDKFYKSPRSDFHQTVSDELELNIDDIEIDEPITEVSTYSPNVKNKQKDNLREREKLFEGATSDDVKPRLRTPEEIMATYRKTGDASSAAAQARNKLVERQEKLERISQRTAELQSGAEDFASLANELVKTMERRKWWQI, from the exons ATGTTCGCCAAGAAGTTGTTGCACAAAGCTGTGCTCCACCATTCCAAC CATAGTAAGTTCCAACACCATAGAGGCTTGAAGTCAAGTGAGTTGGATCCAAGAATTGTGATCCACTATGGCATTCCATCAACGGCTTCAGTTCTCGCCTTTGATTCCATTCAGAGACTCTTGGCTATTGGAACACT GGATGGAAGACTAAAGGTAATTGGCGGTGATAATATTGAGGGAATTTTGATTTCTCCTAAGCAATTGCCTTATAAGCACTTGGAG TTCCTTCAGAACCAGGGGTACTTAGTTGGTGTATTAAATGACAATGATATCCAG ATTTGGAGTCTCGAGAGCAGAAGCCTTGTTTGTTCTTTAGAATGGGAATCCAACATTACTGCTTTCTCTGTAATTAGTGGCTCCCACTTCAT TTATGTTGGAGATGAGCATGGATCATTTTCTGTGGTAAAGTTTGAAGCTGAGGAAGGACAACTACTTAAGTCATCATATGATTTGTCTGCAAAATTTCTAAGAG AAGCTGCCGGGTTTTCAGATTACAGTGACCAACCAATTGTAGGAATTCTTTCACAACCTTCGTCTTTTGGGAACAG ACTGTTGATTGCATTTCAGGATGGACTGCTAATTCTTTGGGATATAGCTGAATCTAAAATCGTGTTCGTTGGTGGAGGAAAGGATCTCCAATTGAAGGATCGTGGTAGTGACTCATCCATTGAACCAGACACCAATGTTCCATCCGATAGTATTGAACAAAATCTTGGTGACAAAGAGATAAGTGCTCTGTGCTGGGCGTCTTTGAGTGGGTCCATTCTTGCTGTGGGATACTTAGATGGAGATATCCTTTTCTGGAATTTATCATCCACAGCACCTTCTAAAGGTCAACAAACTTCATCTAAAAATGTTGTTAAGCTACAATTGTCAAGTGCAGAAAGAAGACTCCCGGTCATTGTCTTGCAATGGTCCAGCAACCAAAAATCCCGTAGTGATTGTGATGGACAGTTGTTTGTCTACGGTGGTGATGAAATTGGATCTGAAGAAGTTTTGACT GTTTTAACTCTTGAATGGTCATCTGGGATGGAGACAGTAAAATGCATTAGTCGTGCAGACCTTACCCTTAGTGGCTCTTTTGCAGACTTGATTTTACTGCCAAGAGCCGGGGCAATGGAGCTGAACACCAAAGCCGATCTTTTTGTGTTGACAAACCCTGGACAGCTACATTTTTATGATAGTGATAACCTGTCTGCATTAACATCTCAGCAGAACAGGACCCCATCTATAGATGCTTTGGAGTTTCCAGTGCTAATACCTATTGCTGATCCTTCTTTGACTGTTACACAACTTGTCAGGTTGCCCAGTGAGTCAACTTCATCTAAGATTCTAACTGAG GTAGCCTCAGTTCTAAGAACAGGCTCAACACCTAGTTTAGCAACTCCTTCACATTGGCCGTTGACTGGTGGTGTTCCCAGCCATTTGTCCACACCTAAAGGTTCTGGGATTGAGAGAGTTTATTTTGCTGGTTATTCGGATGGATCTGTCCTAGTCTGTGATGCTACACATccagtcttatcttatatttgctACATAGAGGGAGAG GTGAAAGATATAAAAGTGGCTGGTTCAAGTGCTCCAGTGACAAAATTGGACTTCTGCTCGGTCTCCCTACTTTTGGCTGTTGGCAATGAGAGCGGTCTT GTTTGCATTTATGACCTCCAAGGCCATTCTGATGGGAGAAATTGTCATTTTGTCACAGAAACAAAAAGTGAAG TCCATGAATCTCCCCAAGGAAAGGGAACCCATTGTAGTGCTGTTATTTCCCTTCTTGGTTCTCCAGTACAAGCATTATCATTTTCAAATTCTGGAACAAAGCTTAAT ATTATTTCTTTTCAGGTTGCAGTCTGTGATATGACTTCAATGTCAGTTTTGTTCATGATCGACAGTGTACCAATCTCAAGCTCTCCAATCACTTCAATGATTTGGAAAGAACAAGCACGATTCCATAGTGCTTTGAATAGTCCAAAGCAATCAGAAACATCAAGCACAGGCAACTCTCTTGAAGAAATAATATTCATCTCTTCTCGGGATGGAAAGATTAATATAGTGGAAGGGGATACTGGTAAAATGATTTCCAGCCAACCATTACACGTGAAAGAATCAACTGCAATTTCAATACATGTTATAG AGGATAGCATCGCGACTACTGAAGCAACAAATGACAGACATGAGGAGGAGCCCTTGAAGGATACTGCTAGTGCTAGCCCTGATGAACCTGTTCGAGAAAGTAACCCAACTGGCATAAATTCATCAGAGGCTGAAAGTTCCTCTTCGGAAGTAACAGCTGCTGGGGATTTACTTTTTGATCCACTTGTTCTGCTTTGCTGTGAGAATTCATTGCGGTTATTCTCTGCAAAATCATTGATACAG GGAAATAAGAAACCAATTCGAAAAGTGAAAGATACCAAGTCCTACTATTGGACCACAATTTTAAAGAAAGACGACAAATATTGTGGGCTACTATCGTTGCTTCAGACTGGAATATTTGAGATCAG GTCTTTACCAGATTTGGAATTGGTTACAGAAAGCTCTTTATTATCAATCTTAAGGTGGAATTATAAAGTGAATATGGACAAAACCTTGTGTTCTGATGCTAATGGAAATATTGCACTG GCTAATGGTTCTGAATTGACATTTATCTCATTACTAGCCGGTGAAGACAAATTCAG GAATCTGGAGCGTTTACCTTGTCTTCATGATAAAGTTCTTGCAGCTGCTGCTGATGCTGCCTTTAGATTTTCTTCGAGCCAGAAGAAAAAACAG ATCTCTGCACCAGGAATTTTAGGAGGTATTGTCAAAGGATTTAAAGGAGGGAAAGCCTCTCCAACCAATATGATTAAAATTCAACCCTCCAATTTCATGCATTTGGAAGACAAATTCTATAAGTCCCCCCGGTCAGATTTTCATCAAACAGTTTCAGATGAATTGGAACTCAATATAG ATGACATTGAAATAGATGAGCCCATAACTGAGGTGTCTACGTATTCACCTAATGTTAAGAACAAACAGAAAG ATAACTTGCGAGAAAGGGAGAAACTATTTGAAGGTGCAACTAGTGATGATGTAAAACCAAGACTTAGAACTCCTGAAGAAATTATGGCTACTTATAGAAAAACTGGG GATGCTTCTTCAGCTGCTGCCCAAGCAAGAAACAAGCTTGTGGAGAGGCAGGAAAAATTGGAG AGAATAAGCCAACGCACTGCAGAACTGCAAAGTGGAGCTGAAGATTTTGCATCATTAGCAAATGAGCTTGTGAAGACCATGGAAAGGAGGAAATGGTGGCAAAtatag